Proteins from one Sarcophilus harrisii chromosome 2, mSarHar1.11, whole genome shotgun sequence genomic window:
- the TP53INP2 gene encoding tumor protein p53-inducible nuclear protein 2 isoform X2 encodes MFQRLTSLFFSTSPPSEEPPSPKAFICPENEEEVDGWLIIDLPEGPELGPAHLESSPLEDLLIEHPSMSVYVTGSTIVLEPGPDRSLTPPRSPPPARAGHREVMQSRRDPGPRHHTASMPPRTAVLEKASQARWVQRARQKADRQRLSPKVVQRQNRIRERHPRRSKHQGSFLHQPCQRQFNY; translated from the exons ATGTTCCAACGACTCACCAGCCTCTTCTTTAGCACCAGCCCACCATCTGAGGAGCCTCCCTCCCCCAAAGCCTTCATCTGCCCTGAGAATGAGGAAGAAGTGGATGGCTGGCTTATTATTGACCTGCCTG AGGGGCCTGAGCTGGGGCCTGCTCACCTGGAGAGCAGCCCCTTGGAGGACCTGCTCATCGAGCACCCCAGTATGTCTGTCTATGTCACTGGCAGTACCATCGTCCTGGAGCCTGGACCCGACCGGAGCCTGACCCCTCCCCGGAGCCCACCTCCAGCCAGAGCTGGCCACCG GGAGGTCATGCAGTCCCGACGGGATCCAGGCCCCAGGCATCACACAGCCTCGATGCCCCCTCGGACAGCGGTGCTGGAAAAGGCCAGTCAGGCCCGGTGGGTGCAGCGAGCCCGCCAGAAGGCTGACCGGCAGAGGCTGAGCCCCAAGGTTGTCCAGCGGCAGAACCGTATTCGAGAGCGCCATCCCCGCCGGTCCAAGCACCAGGGCAGCTTTCTCCACCAGCCGTGCCAGCGCCAGTTCAATTACTGA
- the TP53INP2 gene encoding tumor protein p53-inducible nuclear protein 2 isoform X1, producing MFQRLTSLFFSTSPPSEEPPSPKAFICPENEEEVDGWLIIDLPDSFAAPPSPKAAPPCLLDESWFVTPPACFTAEGPELGPAHLESSPLEDLLIEHPSMSVYVTGSTIVLEPGPDRSLTPPRSPPPARAGHREVMQSRRDPGPRHHTASMPPRTAVLEKASQARWVQRARQKADRQRLSPKVVQRQNRIRERHPRRSKHQGSFLHQPCQRQFNY from the exons ATGTTCCAACGACTCACCAGCCTCTTCTTTAGCACCAGCCCACCATCTGAGGAGCCTCCCTCCCCCAAAGCCTTCATCTGCCCTGAGAATGAGGAAGAAGTGGATGGCTGGCTTATTATTGACCTGCCTG ataGTTTTGCTGCCCCACCAAGTCCCAAAGCAGCCCCCCCCTGCTTGCTGGATGAGAGCTGGTTTGTTACCCCTCCCGCCTGTTTCACTGCAGAGGGGCCTGAGCTGGGGCCTGCTCACCTGGAGAGCAGCCCCTTGGAGGACCTGCTCATCGAGCACCCCAGTATGTCTGTCTATGTCACTGGCAGTACCATCGTCCTGGAGCCTGGACCCGACCGGAGCCTGACCCCTCCCCGGAGCCCACCTCCAGCCAGAGCTGGCCACCG GGAGGTCATGCAGTCCCGACGGGATCCAGGCCCCAGGCATCACACAGCCTCGATGCCCCCTCGGACAGCGGTGCTGGAAAAGGCCAGTCAGGCCCGGTGGGTGCAGCGAGCCCGCCAGAAGGCTGACCGGCAGAGGCTGAGCCCCAAGGTTGTCCAGCGGCAGAACCGTATTCGAGAGCGCCATCCCCGCCGGTCCAAGCACCAGGGCAGCTTTCTCCACCAGCCGTGCCAGCGCCAGTTCAATTACTGA